One window of Toxotes jaculatrix isolate fToxJac2 chromosome 19, fToxJac2.pri, whole genome shotgun sequence genomic DNA carries:
- the enpp5 gene encoding ectonucleotide pyrophosphatase/phosphodiesterase family member 5, whose translation MLGCLLRGGCCPLVCLWVLLLPLVSLHRLNQHGRRGHAVRDRPKLLLVSFDGFRWDYVDRVPTPNFHSLMDEGVTVEQVENAYITKTFPNHYSLVTGLYAETHGIVANEMYDPVLNRSFSMETDSIYDSRWWEEAVPLWVTIQKSGGRSGAAMWPGSDVKIHGMLPTQFLPYNASVSFESRVERIIEWFSAPKEEAVDFGVLYWEEPDESGHRLGPQSSLMDVVIAGIDENLGFLINELKKAGLYEKVNLIVTSDHGMTQLFSDNIIELDQYVSRDLYTWVDKSPVVGILPKEGKLEEVYSKLVDANPNMVVYKKEEIPNHFHYQHNTRIMPIIIEAKEGWTVMQNRTGPFMLGNHGYDNTLRSMQPVFVARGPAFRQNYVKTSMRSVDLYPLMCHILSIRPLPNNGSLQNVQDLLSPEAAPPAPSIPPRVNKYSYAPVVGSFLSVVMVLGFLVFYIRQVTLKQLPSLKHRSREMSQPLLQEDLHL comes from the exons atgcTGGGCTGCTTGCTGCGAGGAGGCTGCTGTCCTCTGGTCTGCCTGTGggtcctgctgctgcctctggtCTCCCTTCATCGCTTGAACCAGCACGGGCGCAGGGGCCACGCCGTGAGGGACCGGCCCAAGCTGCTGCTCGTGTCCTTCGACGGCTTCCGCTGGGACTACGTTGACCGGGTCCCCACGCCTAACTTCCACAGCCTCATGGACGAGGGGGTGACAgtggagcaggtggagaatgCTTACATCACCAAAACCTTCCCCAACCACTACAGCTTGGTGACGGGTCTGTACGCCGAGACGCACGGCATCGTGGCCAATGAGATGTACGACCCTGTTCTGAACCGTTCCTTCTCCATGGAGACAGACAGTATTTATGATTCACGGTGGTGGGAGGAGGCAGTGCCTCTCTGGGTAACCATCCAGAAATCTGGAGGGCGGAGTGGGGCGGCAATGTGGCCTGGGTCCGATGTGAAGATCCACGGCATGTTGCCCACTCAGTTCCTCCCGTACAATGCCTCAGTCTCCTTTGAATCCAGAGTGGAGCGGATTATTGAGTGGTTCTCTGCACCTAAAGAGGAAGCGGTGGATTTTGGAGTTCTGTACTGGGAGGAGCCTGATGAGAGCGGGCACAGACTGGGACCTCAGAGTTCCCTCATGGATGTGGTCATCGCTGGGATCGATGAGAATCTCGGCTTCCTGATTAACGAGCTGAAGAAGGCTGGGCTGTATGAGAAAGTGAACCTGATAGTGACCAGTGACCACGGGATGACACAGCTTTTCTCTGATAATATCATAGAGCTGGATCAGTATGTTAGCAGAGACCTGTACACCTGGGTGGATAAGAGTCCAGTGGTGGGAATACTGCCCAAAGAAG GGAAGCTGGAAGAGGTGTACAGTAAGCTGGTGGATGCAAACCCAAACATGGTGGTGtacaagaaagaagaaattcCCAACCACTTCCATTATCAGCACAACACCAGGATCATGCCCATCATCATAGAGGCCAAGGAGGGCTGGACCGTCATGCAGAACAGGACTGGGCCCTTCATGT tGGGAAACCACGGCTATGACAACACCTTACGTAGCATGCAGCCTGTGTTCGTGGCGCGTGGCCCAGCCTTTCGACAGAACTATGTGAAGACCTCCATGCGCTCTGTCGATCTTTACCCTCTCATGTGCCACATCCTGTCCATCCGCCCTCTGCCCAACAACGGCTCCCTCCAGAACGTTCAGGACCTGTTGTCCCCAGAGGCAGCTCCGCCCGCACCCAGCATCCCTCCTAGGGTCAACAAGTACTCCTACGCCCCAGTCGTGGGCTCTTTCCTCAGCGTGGTGATGGTGCTTGGCTTTCTGGTGTTCTACATCAGACAAGTGACGCTCAAACAGCTGCCCTCACTAAAACACAGAAGCAGGGAGATGTCGCAGCCTCTGCTGCAAGAGGACTTGCACCTGTAG